One Nerophis ophidion isolate RoL-2023_Sa linkage group LG06, RoL_Noph_v1.0, whole genome shotgun sequence genomic region harbors:
- the LOC133554306 gene encoding interferon regulatory factor 8-like, with product MKMDEGSKKHLKEWLLAQVDSGAFQGLSWHDPGKTMFRIPWKHAAKKDYKQTEDAALFKAWALHKGKHREGQDRANPSVWKTRLRCALNKSTDFQVVPELCQQDVSEPYKVYRIRQGPGPAGQTESAQTKYSTRAEESPKNLACPESQRSFQVRKEREGEKEGEGEEEEEEEEEEEEEEEEEEERDGGGGEEPDAPIRDHVYCERTGKNVPPQHFDPLTLCSSIHNIANFTMRVTFSYQGRTVLVSTTTSPDGCFILQGRGPVASERIYGPCTPQQISFPPSSSLHMSALTLEAINRLLCHLERGVLLWVAPEGVFIKRFCQGRVYWSGPSAPHTDRPNKLDREKTFKLLDNSTFLKDLQRFLQGKGTPPLYSIELCFGEEYPDPTTPKTQKLVMVQVVPMFAVDLLERFDSD from the exons ATGAAGATGGACGAGGGGTCCAAGAAGCACCTTAAGGAGTGGCTGCTGGCGCAGGTGGACTCAGGTGCGTTCCAGGGTCTGAGCTGGCACGACCCCGGCAAGACCATGTTCAGGATCCCCTGGAAGCACGCGGCCAAGAAGGACTACAAGCAGACAGAAGATGCCGCCCTCTTCAAG GCCTGGGCTTTGCACAAAGGCAAACACCGGGAGGGACAGGATCGGGCCAACCCCAGCGTGTGGAAGACTCGCCTGCGATGTGCACTCAACAAGAGCACAGACTTCCAGGTGGTGCCGGAACTCTGCCAGCAGGACGTCTCGGAGCCTTATAAGGTCTACCGCATCCGGCAAGGCCCTGGACCAGCTGGTCAGACCG AGTCTGCACAGACCAAATACAGCACCCGAGCTGAGGAATCGCCAAAGAACCTTGCTTGTCCAGAATCCCAG CGATCATTTCAAGTCCGCAAAGAAAgagaaggagaaaaagaaggagaaggagaagaagaagaagaagaagaagaagaagaagaagaagaagaagaagaagaagaagaaagagatggaggaggaggagaagaaccaG ACGCGCCGATAAGGGACCACGTGTATTGTGAGCGGACTGGGAAAAACGTTCCCCCTCAGCACTTTGATCCCCTGACCCTCTGCAGCTCCATCCACAACATAGCAA ATTTCACCATGCGGGTGACCTTCTCGTACCAGGGCCGCACGGTGCTGGTGAGCACCACCACCAGTCCGGACGGCTGCTTCATCCTGCAGGGCCGGGGGCCGGTAGCGAGTGAGCGTATTTACGGGCCCTGCACGCCACAGCAGATTTCCTTTCCGCCCTCGAGCTCCTTACACATGTCGGCGCTCACCCTGGAAGCCATCAATCGCCTCCTCTGCCACCTGGAGAGGGGTGTGCTCCTATGGGTGGCCCCCGAAGGGGTGTTCATCAAGCGCTTCTGCCAGGGCAGGGTGTACTGGAGCGGTCCCTCGGCCCCGCACACCGATCGGCCCAACAAACTAGACCGGGAGAAGACCTTCAAATTGCTTGACAACTCAACGTTTCTCAAAG ATCTTCAGCGCTTTTTGCAAGGAAAGGGAACGCCGCCTCTTTACAGCATAGAACTGTGCTTCGGAGAGGAGTACCCGGATCCGACCACCCCTAAAACCCAGAAGCTGGTCATGGTGCAG GTGGTTCCCATGTTTGCAGTGGATCTGCTGGAGAGGTTCGACTCGGACTAA
- the LOC133554007 gene encoding bone morphogenetic protein 7-like: MWTCGHENSSTDLKQACKKHELYVSFRDLGWQDWIIAPEGYAAYYCEGECAFPLNSYMNATNHAIVQTLVHFINPDTVPKPCCAPTQLHAMSVLYYDDSSNVILKKYRNMVVRACGCH; this comes from the exons atgtggacatgtGGGCATG AGAACAGCAGCACGGATCTGAAGCAGGCCTGCAAGAAGCACGAGCTCTACGTCAGCTTCCGAGACCTCGGGTGGCAG GACTGGATCATCGCCCCTGAAGGTTACGCCGCGTACTACTGCGAGGGCGAGTGCGCCTTCCCgctcaactcctacatgaacgCCACCAACCACGCCATCGTGCAGACTCTG GTTCACTTCATCAACCCCGACACCGTTCCAAAACCTTGCTGCGCTCCCACGCAGCTCCACGCCATGTCCGTGCTTTACTACGACGACAGCTCCAACGTCATCCTCAAAAAGTACCGCAACATGGTGGTCAGAGCTTGTGGATGCCACTAG